One region of Bacteroidota bacterium genomic DNA includes:
- a CDS encoding MATE family efflux transporter, translating into MSRISLKEINKLAIPAILAGIAEPLISLSDIAIVGNVPDNATEVLAAVGIAGSFLSALIWVLAQTKTAISAIVSQYLGAGKLKEVKALVPQTIFMNLLLSLLVYYITSIFSYEIFRLYNADGLILDYAVSYFKIRAFGFPFTLITFSIFGVFRGMQNTIWAMYISIIGGVINIILDFILVFGYANIPAMGIEGAAYASLISQFVMMLISIYLYLKNTEFNLKLSRSIHPELGNLIKMSLNLFIRTAALNYAIYLANKYATGYGNEYIAAQTIAMNIWLFSSFFIDGYANAGNAISGKLLGAKDYKRLWTLGIDLSKYSVFVAVVLGALYTVGYYTIGRIFIADREVLNIFYSIFWMVIAMQPINALAFTFDGIFKGLGEAKYLRNVLIAATFIGFAPTIYISDYFDLKLYGIWIAFTVWMLIRSLSLIVKFRVKYLS; encoded by the coding sequence ATGTCAAGAATATCCCTCAAAGAAATTAACAAGCTAGCCATACCGGCAATTCTGGCGGGTATTGCCGAGCCCTTAATCTCTTTATCAGATATTGCCATTGTTGGTAATGTTCCCGATAACGCAACTGAAGTTCTGGCTGCAGTTGGTATTGCAGGTTCCTTTCTATCGGCTCTGATTTGGGTATTGGCACAGACTAAAACAGCTATTTCAGCAATAGTTTCACAATATCTCGGGGCAGGAAAACTCAAAGAAGTAAAAGCACTTGTTCCCCAGACTATTTTCATGAATTTACTGCTCAGTCTGCTGGTTTATTACATCACATCAATTTTCTCCTACGAGATCTTCCGACTCTACAATGCCGACGGATTGATATTGGATTATGCAGTGTCGTATTTCAAAATTAGGGCATTCGGGTTCCCGTTCACCTTGATTACCTTCTCAATATTTGGAGTTTTCAGAGGGATGCAGAATACTATTTGGGCCATGTATATTTCTATTATTGGAGGAGTAATAAATATAATTCTCGACTTTATTCTGGTTTTCGGTTATGCAAATATCCCGGCCATGGGAATAGAAGGTGCAGCCTATGCAAGTTTGATCTCACAATTTGTTATGATGCTTATTAGTATTTACTTATACCTCAAAAACACAGAATTCAACCTGAAACTTAGCCGTAGCATACATCCCGAACTGGGCAATCTTATAAAAATGAGCCTAAACCTGTTTATACGTACTGCCGCACTGAACTATGCCATATATCTCGCAAATAAATACGCCACAGGTTATGGCAACGAGTATATTGCAGCGCAGACAATTGCGATGAATATCTGGTTATTCTCATCATTTTTTATCGACGGATATGCCAATGCAGGTAACGCTATATCCGGCAAGTTACTCGGAGCAAAAGATTACAAACGCCTTTGGACATTAGGAATCGACCTGAGTAAATACAGTGTTTTTGTTGCTGTGGTTCTCGGTGCACTTTATACTGTTGGCTACTATACAATTGGCCGAATATTTATCGCCGACCGTGAAGTGTTAAATATTTTCTACAGCATTTTCTGGATGGTAATAGCCATGCAACCCATAAATGCCCTCGCATTTACCTTTGACGGTATTTTTAAAGGTCTGGGAGAAGCCAAATATCTTAGGAATGTACTTATAGCAGCAACTTTCATTGGTTTTGCTCCCACAATTTATATTTCAGACTACTTTGACCTTAAACTCTACGGTATATGGATTGCTTTTACCGTTTGGATGCTGATACGTTCACTGAGTTTAATTGTTAAGTTTAGAGTTAAATATTTGAGCTGA
- a CDS encoding GNAT family N-acetyltransferase, protein MLISLAEKNDIEEIHSLTKACASNMISNGIYQWNEKYPPKNKLSEDISRGELFCIKDESKIYGIIVITEIEDEEYENIKWLSPQGTSIYIHRLAVHPDYQRKGYAKELMDFAEGFAHSMGYTSVRLDTFSKNPRNNKFYQNRGYKKLDDIYFPKQSEHPFHCYELLL, encoded by the coding sequence ATGTTAATAAGTTTAGCCGAAAAGAATGATATAGAAGAAATTCACTCCTTAACGAAAGCCTGTGCTTCGAATATGATTTCGAATGGAATATATCAGTGGAATGAAAAGTATCCTCCAAAAAATAAATTGAGTGAAGATATCTCAAGAGGGGAATTGTTTTGTATAAAAGACGAGAGTAAAATTTACGGTATAATTGTGATAACCGAAATTGAAGATGAAGAATACGAAAACATTAAATGGCTAAGCCCACAGGGAACAAGTATCTATATCCACCGACTGGCTGTTCATCCCGACTATCAGAGAAAAGGTTACGCCAAAGAATTAATGGATTTTGCCGAAGGTTTTGCTCATTCGATGGGATATACAAGTGTAAGGCTTGATACTTTCAGTAAAAATCCGCGTAATAATAAATTCTATCAAAACAGGGGATATAAAAAACTGGATGACATATATTTCCCAAAACAAAGCGAACATCCTTTTCACTGTTACGAACTATTATTGTGA